From the Sebastes fasciatus isolate fSebFas1 chromosome 9, fSebFas1.pri, whole genome shotgun sequence genome, the window TCTGTTTTGTTCACCGTTAGATTACTGACGCACGCACACAATCAGTTTATAACTCACTCTTTAACTGGTTTGCCACCCGGCAGGAGCTCAAAAGAGAGCAAGCAAAGACATTTGTATTTCTTCTGGTAACTAATTGGATTGTGTTGCACCACCatgacaaaaaacaagaaggtTGTCTGCACCTAGAAGGAACCATGTTAGGATTCATTATCAACTGATCTCATcttgtaaaaaaacatgaataaagagAGAGATTATCTCTGTGTCAATTAACTCAAATGATAATTTCACACTCTCTGTTGCTTCCTGTAGCAAAGAGGATGGTGATAATTGAAGGTGGTGGTGTCTCACCTCTGCTGGCTCACTGCTCTCTATCTACTCACtacaaaaaggttaaaaaaaagttgatatCATTAACGTTGGGAAAAGAATCaaacacaaactaatgaaaaaAGGTCAACTGGAGCACTAAAGCATTTAAAACGGGCGGTTAGGACATGGAGTTAAGTAACATTAAGATGCATGAAACGGCGTGAgtatgaatgtgaatgtgaggTGAGTGTGTGAAGGTCTCTCTCAGAGGTAGCACACATGTTCAATGtctgtgtatctgtgtttttCAGTACCTCCAGAGGGGGGTGCACTCTCCCCTGTGTCCGTCCCAGAACGCGGCGCTGGTCCAGGGGAACGCGATTCTGATCGCAGCCTCCTCTCGTAGCTGAACTCTGGAAGCCTGGGAGCCTGAGGGCGCGTCTTCCTGGCCGGATTCAGGAAGTAGCAATACGCACAACGGAACGCTGGAGGgttggagagagaaagacggagGGAGAAAACAAGATAGACAATTAGAAGGAGAGATTGTATAATTTTATAAACTACGGCAAAGCCCAAGAATTGAGATTCCATAATTTCAATTTTCATTATAATAACTTCCTAAAGTTTATCATCTCAAAAACTCAATTTACTTTACTTCTCATTAAATGCAGCGGTGTGTTCAGTGTTCTTACCTAGATATTCAAACTCTTCTTTCAGAGCCATGCCGTTATGAGAGAAACACTGCTGGCAGACCAAAGCGTATCTATAGGAAGGAAAGAGGAACAGAGGGAGCGGAGAGACTGTTTGATATAATACTTTCATAATGTTCAGGAGTTATTTAGTAAAAGTTCATTTCCATTAATCTGACTCGTCTACTTCACCAGTGATTACCTGTTTCCCAGAGGACTTTTGATAACCCCAGGAGACACGCAACCAAGAGCATGCACTTTACTTTTCAATCAAAGATAAACATATAGTCTAATAGGTGCAGCTAACTGACAAACTACAGACGTGTTTGTGATCAAGTACTCCACACAAGTCTTTTAGGCAGGAAAGGATGAGGCAGCAGTAGATCTGCAGATGAAGACATGCCGATGTGCGCCATCTACAGGAAAGAACATTAAATGCTTCTTAAATTAAAACACTTGTGTCACATGCTGACAATGAGTGTTACAACTGcagcttttccttttttcagTTTCTGTTGGATGTGATGTGAGCACAGCTGGGTCCAGGCTGCAGGGTCGTCAGCCGGGAGCCACTCTTCACCTTCGCTCCTTTAATCCTGGAACATCTCAAGGTGTCACTGTTACTTACTTTGCCAGTCGGAGGCGACATCGATGTGTGTTCATCTACAGGGttaaactgctgctgctactattCATTCCCAATCCAATAGATATAGATGATATTGAGCTGCCATCACTGGAACATCTTCACAACACTCGCTGCATGAGGAGGGCTAAGAACATCATAAAAGACATCACACACCCTGGACATCATCTGTTTAAGCTTGTCTTGATAGTGCAGGTTGGTACGAGTAGAGGTGGTCTGATAATGACTGAACACCACTCCCTTGTGGGGAACCTGCAGACTGCTGAATGAGAAGAGTTTAGGAGGAAGTTATGAGCTACTTCCACAAGGGGTATAATTACATCTACCAAAAAGGGTCTTTACCTGTTCTGGGGTCCGTCCCCTACCAGGTATTCGATGACTCGGTCCACGGCTCCCCTGTCTTTGGGCAGAATGGGTCTTGCTAATGGAGGACCTGGTGGGTGCAtgcctttaaaaaaacagtccACACAGATGGAGatcaatacacaaacacacacacagagaagaatGCATTGCTCTTTATAAATTCAGAAATATTATAGTGCATTTCATATTGAGGGTTTTGCATTTCAGTTCACAGACTTTTGCTGTGGTCAGTCATCCTGGGTAAGTCATTTGTCATGCAAAAATATGGAGATTTTCCTGCTTgtgtctgttttatatcatattaaactgaatatctttgggttttggactgactaaacaagacatttaaacacATCACCTGGGACTTTGAGAAACATGgaaggacatttttcacaatttttctgacactttatagaccaaatggTTAATCAGTTAATCTAGAAGATAATCACCAAACTAATCgttgatgaaaataatcgttagttgcagcccttaaaATGAAGAACAAAACCCAAACGTTGATTGCAGAAACCAGCTATTTTTTTATGCACACATAGAAGCATTTATGCCAAGATGCATTCAAAGGCTTTCCGACCTACCTACTCCCGGTATAGGAGAGCAGGGCGTCCTGGGTGATGCCCCATGGAGGACGGAGGCAGACAGAGCAGATCTCTCCGGCGGTCCTCCTGGAGCTGTAAGAGGGACAGGTGCTGTAGGGGGGGCAACACGggataaagacacacacagatagtCTAAAACAACTAAGTCAAAGGCAACTTCCTGCTGCCTTTGACGTCGCCCATGACCTGGATGCCTGAGGATCTTTCAAGCTCTCTCTGTCAACTCACGTTGCTGCGGGCCTCAGCATCAAAGTGTATGCACTTACAAACTGTGATACTTGATGTGAAGTATCTCTGTATGCCCCCTTACCCACAGGTGTGCCCCCTGGTCCCAAAAGGGGCCGTGCTCCAGGCTGGGGAGTCATTGCCATTGCACCCGGGGTGCCCATCGGCATGGGTCTCATTGGCATCCCTCTCTGTCGAATCTCTGCGTAGAGGAGAGGAATTCAACCCAGGATTTAATGTGTTTATCCTTTAATCATTATATTCTACTTTCTGTAGCTCTCGTCTCTGCGTACGTCTGGCCTGAGCTCCATCAAACACCACTCAACAAACCTTAACCTGATGCTTTATCTTTCTGtcgtgtatttttgtgtgtcgTACCTTGTCCTGGCCTGGGAGTCATCTGAGGACGCACCGGAGTCGACTCCAGCTCCTACAACATAACgccaaacaaaaccaacaaaggtcaaacaaaacaaagatacaataaaaagataaaaactaaacaaacgGCACTCACAGCTTTCTTCTTAGCTTCGGGATCAAAGCGTTCCAGGATGAGTTTGGCGTTTTTGTAGGTCTCTGTTTCCATCACTTCCTCCAGCTGGAAACACCAAACAAAGGAAATGTTCATTTTAACATGCATACTGAACTGTGGTCTCTTAGTTAAAGTACAAAGGAGCCCCGGGGGTAAACTTGACCAGTATGATTAATCTTGAAGTAGCAAAACTGAAATGTTGAGAAGGAAAACTACATATAAAACTAAGCTTGATGAAATGAGCCATTAGTAAAAGAAACAGTAAATAACACATTAGGAGAAGCTGCAATGAATGAATTTAGACAACAGTCTCACTCCCTCCTTCTTTAAACGAGTCagtaaaagacaaataaatgaaatgtgaatCGTGAAGAATTGGACACTTACAATCTTTTTTTTGGAAACCTTTAAATCTTCCAGTTtatcatctaaaaaaaaaggaagcagAAATAACTTAGTCAGTTCACTTCATCTTAAATCCGTTTCATTTTGATCCATATGTCAAACATATTTGGAAGTGGTGTATACTTAGCATATTATTAAGCTAATgagtttgtattttttacaatattatcaacaaACTATATTTGTTTCTTTCCTGGTGTGCAGTTTAAAATATCCTGTAGTGATTGATTTCTGATGTTTAGAACACAAAAGTCACGTCTGCCTTTATAGGGAAGCCTGTAAAATCAAATCAGTTTCACATGTTACTATTTCAT encodes:
- the lnpk gene encoding endoplasmic reticulum junction formation protein lunapark-B isoform X4 gives rise to the protein MGALISRWKTKPTTVEQLENIDKEIKDLEEFRAKNQRLQKLWVGRLLLYSSVLYLLTSLVVYCLYLPEQWLWRIAMALPFFIYPVLVWLIRRLLVFLFSKRTERNNDKLEDLKVSKKKILEEVMETETYKNAKLILERFDPEAKKKAELESTPVRPQMTPRPGQEIRQRGMPMRPMPMGTPGAMAMTPQPGARPLLGPGGTPVAPGGPPERSALSASVLHGASPRTPCSPIPGVGMHPPGPPLARPILPKDRGAVDRVIEYLVGDGPQNRYALVCQQCFSHNGMALKEEFEYLAFRCAYCYFLNPARKTRPQAPRLPEFSYERRLRSESRSPGPAPRSGTDTGESAPPSGDEREFGEEEGPTKEVESESQSEEQQQQQQQQQQQQQQQQKEEEEEVVQEEEEVESEQSHGAPRETESQPS
- the lnpk gene encoding endoplasmic reticulum junction formation protein lunapark-B isoform X2, with amino-acid sequence MGALISRWKTKPTTVEQLENIDKEIKDLEEFRAKNQRLQKLWVGRLLLYSSVLYLLTSLVVYCLYLPEQWLWRIAMALPFFIYPVLVWLIRRLLVFLFSKRTERNNDKLEDLKVSKKKILEEVMETETYKNAKLILERFDPEAKKKAELESTPVRPQMTPRPGQEIRQRGMPMRPMPMGTPGAMAMTPQPGARPLLGPGGTPVAPGGPPERSALSASVLHGASPRTPCSPIPGVGMHPPGPPLARPILPKDRGAVDRVIEYLVGDGPQNRYALVCQQCFSHNGMALKEEFEYLAFRCAYCYFLNPARKTRPQAPRLPEFSYERRLRSESRSPGPAPRSGTDTGESAPPSGAKAPAPWNLVHSFQIQQSPKNPQTRPLQSPDEREFGEEEGPTKEVESESQSEEQQQQQQQQQQQQQQQQKEEEEEVVQEEEEVESEQSHGAPRETESQPS
- the lnpk gene encoding endoplasmic reticulum junction formation protein lunapark-B isoform X3, translated to MGALISRWKTKPTTVEQLENIDKEIKDLEEFRAKNQRLQKLWVGRLLLYSSVLYLLTSLVVYCLYLPEQWLWRIAMALPFFIYPVLVWLIRRLLVFLFSKRTERNNDKLEDLKVSKKKILEEVMETETYKNAKLILERFDPEAKKKAELESTPVRPQMTPRPGQEIRQRGMPMRPMPMGTPGAMAMTPQPGARPLLGPGGTPVAPVPLTAPGGPPERSALSASVLHGASPRTPCSPIPGVGMHPPGPPLARPILPKDRGAVDRVIEYLVGDGPQNRYALVCQQCFSHNGMALKEEFEYLAFRCAYCYFLNPARKTRPQAPRLPEFSYERRLRSESRSPGPAPRSGTDTGESAPPSGDEREFGEEEGPTKEVESESQSEEQQQQQQQQQQQQQQQQKEEEEEVVQEEEEVESEQSHGAPRETESQPS
- the lnpk gene encoding endoplasmic reticulum junction formation protein lunapark-B isoform X1; translation: MGALISRWKTKPTTVEQLENIDKEIKDLEEFRAKNQRLQKLWVGRLLLYSSVLYLLTSLVVYCLYLPEQWLWRIAMALPFFIYPVLVWLIRRLLVFLFSKRTERNNDKLEDLKVSKKKILEEVMETETYKNAKLILERFDPEAKKKAELESTPVRPQMTPRPGQEIRQRGMPMRPMPMGTPGAMAMTPQPGARPLLGPGGTPVAPVPLTAPGGPPERSALSASVLHGASPRTPCSPIPGVGMHPPGPPLARPILPKDRGAVDRVIEYLVGDGPQNRYALVCQQCFSHNGMALKEEFEYLAFRCAYCYFLNPARKTRPQAPRLPEFSYERRLRSESRSPGPAPRSGTDTGESAPPSGAKAPAPWNLVHSFQIQQSPKNPQTRPLQSPDEREFGEEEGPTKEVESESQSEEQQQQQQQQQQQQQQQQKEEEEEVVQEEEEVESEQSHGAPRETESQPS